From the genome of Thermoflexus hugenholtzii, one region includes:
- a CDS encoding polysaccharide biosynthesis C-terminal domain-containing protein, with the protein MSLRARIETMAMQRAGGYARWRERLAVQSALWGMALAWSRFLGFFQTLLLAGWLGPADFGRFSALQSWLRFGHESGESGLSMLIIRDLTRGDTPRVSTYMILRGLWIAGLCGLAGLAAWGAVAPPAIRPELPALTPLLFLTVLIPLQGARLAAAGRLDRAAAVVFLTRTVGLTGMTLAARWGWTALWLGFAGAMALDGLGLWLAARRVGLPLWPAAGRRWAPEAMGEGLQMLAFGILGSLYARADSLLLLSLRGSVEAGFYSLAYRFYEAGLLLSNALAVALLPRLAREESPAHRARRLLGAYLALPLGMAIGMALLAEPLIRLPFGPRYLPAVPMLRWLGLTWIPAFLSSLGATVWISAGRSGRLLVVFAMGAALNLSWNLILIPRWGGVGAAIAMLVSTAAMALAFLPSLRSR; encoded by the coding sequence ATGAGCCTGCGAGCGCGCATCGAGACGATGGCGATGCAACGGGCGGGCGGATATGCCCGGTGGCGGGAACGGCTGGCCGTCCAGTCGGCCCTCTGGGGGATGGCGCTGGCCTGGTCGCGGTTCCTGGGGTTCTTTCAAACCCTCCTGCTGGCCGGCTGGCTGGGCCCGGCCGATTTCGGACGGTTCAGCGCCCTCCAGAGCTGGTTGCGCTTCGGCCACGAGAGCGGCGAGTCCGGCCTCTCGATGCTCATCATTCGGGATCTGACCCGCGGCGATACCCCTCGCGTGAGCACGTATATGATCCTGCGGGGGCTCTGGATCGCGGGCCTGTGCGGGCTGGCCGGGCTGGCGGCGTGGGGAGCAGTGGCGCCCCCGGCGATCCGACCGGAGCTGCCGGCGCTGACCCCGCTGCTGTTCCTGACGGTGCTCATCCCGTTGCAGGGCGCCCGCCTGGCGGCGGCTGGCCGGCTGGACCGCGCGGCGGCGGTGGTGTTCCTCACGCGCACGGTGGGGCTCACCGGCATGACCCTGGCGGCGCGGTGGGGATGGACGGCGTTGTGGCTCGGCTTCGCGGGGGCGATGGCCCTGGACGGCCTGGGCCTCTGGCTGGCCGCCCGACGGGTGGGGCTGCCGCTCTGGCCGGCCGCCGGGCGGCGGTGGGCGCCCGAGGCGATGGGGGAGGGGCTCCAGATGCTGGCCTTTGGGATCCTGGGATCCCTCTACGCGCGGGCGGACAGCCTCCTGCTCTTGAGCTTGCGGGGATCTGTGGAGGCGGGCTTTTACAGCCTGGCGTATCGTTTTTACGAGGCCGGGCTGTTGCTCAGCAACGCCCTCGCCGTGGCGCTGCTTCCCCGGCTGGCCCGGGAGGAGTCCCCGGCCCATCGGGCCCGTCGCCTCCTCGGCGCCTACCTGGCGCTTCCTCTGGGCATGGCCATCGGGATGGCGCTTCTGGCGGAACCGCTGATCCGGCTTCCCTTTGGCCCCCGCTATCTCCCGGCGGTCCCGATGTTGCGGTGGCTGGGGCTGACCTGGATCCCCGCCTTCCTTTCCAGCCTGGGGGCGACGGTCTGGATCAGCGCGGGCCGGTCGGGGAGGCTGCTGGTCGTCTTCGCCATGGGGGCGGCCCTGAACCTGAGCTGGAACCTGATCCTGATCCCCCGCTGGGGCGGGGTGGGGGCCGCGATCGCCATGCTCGTTTCCACCGCGGCCATGGCCCTCGCCTTCCTTCCCTCCCTGAGGTCCCGCTGA
- a CDS encoding glycoside hydrolase family 2 TIM barrel-domain containing protein: MRAHFLPHPAETPSGLPSEGWREVSLPHQWALEGMEAEVGWYRLELPAATGPRRWARLRADYFGRAWADERLLGAHEGYFEPWLLELPREPHTLWLRVAAPKEPYGTVWPRLKRQIKGIFGQHDCRPGGTTARGQERGTGGLWGGVTIFETGPVALLHLTHQTFHRPQGWRLRIQLTLDALAAGRAEVTFALRPENFEGLSLTTVRTLDLEAGRQTISLIWDLPELPRWEIWERGFPHLYRLEAALGDQQAAAPIGFRTLGQEGAWLLLNDRRVFLRGTNIIPTQWLAAYTPEDAARDVRLLRAANLNAVRVHAHLTHPAFYEACDREGILVWQDFPLQWGYADDEAFAQEAVRQAQAMVAHFGAHPSIFLWCAHNEPTHNRYTLAPLVAAAIRAADPTRPVKEASDFREHAYPGWYWGHMRDFQALPGAPLPSEFGAQALPRAELLRRVLGPDAWPPKWETWMYHNFQPEQTFRVAGVEMGESLEAFVENSQRYQARLIEFAIHTYRRAKGQITGYFHFMFVEPWEGITWAVLDVERVPKQGYFALQQASTPVLVSIVPYVERAGVGQPPLREVWVISDLDRPLSLRVSLRLEGPVAFPLGEMTVTLAPHEVRRVFEVMELFEAPLDQREALDAASAVFRQLPPGRYSVIAEAWEGERLWSRHVVEMEYLEPIGPQEEGFW, from the coding sequence ATGCGAGCGCACTTCCTTCCACATCCTGCGGAAACCCCCTCCGGGCTGCCCTCCGAGGGCTGGCGGGAGGTCTCCCTTCCCCATCAATGGGCTTTGGAGGGCATGGAGGCGGAGGTGGGCTGGTATCGGCTGGAGCTGCCGGCGGCGACGGGGCCCCGCCGCTGGGCCCGCCTGCGCGCGGATTACTTCGGCCGCGCGTGGGCGGATGAGCGGCTCCTCGGCGCCCACGAGGGGTACTTCGAGCCCTGGCTCCTGGAGCTCCCCCGGGAGCCCCACACCCTCTGGCTCCGCGTAGCGGCCCCCAAGGAGCCTTACGGCACCGTGTGGCCCCGCCTGAAGCGGCAGATCAAGGGGATCTTCGGCCAGCACGATTGCCGCCCCGGCGGCACCACCGCCCGCGGGCAGGAGCGGGGAACCGGCGGGCTGTGGGGAGGAGTCACGATCTTCGAGACCGGGCCGGTGGCGCTGCTCCATCTCACCCATCAAACCTTCCATCGCCCCCAGGGCTGGCGCCTCCGGATCCAGCTCACCCTGGACGCCCTCGCCGCCGGCCGCGCGGAGGTCACTTTCGCCCTCCGCCCGGAGAACTTCGAAGGCCTCTCCCTCACGACGGTGCGGACGCTGGACCTGGAGGCCGGACGACAGACGATCTCCCTGATCTGGGATCTCCCCGAGCTCCCGCGCTGGGAAATCTGGGAGCGGGGCTTCCCCCATCTCTACCGGCTGGAGGCCGCCCTGGGGGATCAACAGGCGGCGGCGCCCATCGGCTTCCGGACCCTCGGCCAGGAGGGCGCGTGGCTGCTCCTGAACGATCGCCGGGTGTTCCTGCGGGGCACCAACATCATCCCCACCCAGTGGCTGGCCGCCTACACTCCGGAGGACGCGGCGCGGGACGTCCGCCTGCTGAGAGCGGCGAACCTCAACGCCGTGCGGGTGCACGCCCACCTCACCCACCCGGCTTTCTACGAGGCCTGCGATCGGGAAGGGATCCTGGTCTGGCAGGACTTCCCCTTGCAGTGGGGCTACGCCGACGATGAGGCGTTCGCCCAGGAGGCCGTCCGCCAGGCGCAGGCGATGGTGGCGCACTTCGGGGCGCATCCTTCGATCTTTTTGTGGTGCGCCCACAACGAGCCCACCCACAACCGGTATACCCTGGCGCCCCTGGTGGCGGCGGCCATCCGGGCCGCGGATCCCACCCGACCGGTGAAAGAGGCCTCGGATTTCCGGGAGCACGCGTATCCCGGATGGTATTGGGGCCACATGCGGGACTTCCAGGCGTTGCCCGGCGCGCCGCTGCCCTCGGAGTTCGGGGCGCAGGCGCTGCCCCGGGCGGAGCTCCTCCGACGGGTCCTCGGCCCCGACGCCTGGCCGCCGAAATGGGAGACGTGGATGTATCACAACTTCCAGCCGGAGCAGACCTTCCGCGTGGCAGGGGTGGAGATGGGGGAGAGCCTGGAGGCCTTCGTGGAGAACAGCCAGCGCTACCAGGCCCGCCTCATCGAGTTCGCCATCCACACTTACCGCCGGGCCAAGGGGCAGATCACCGGTTACTTCCACTTTATGTTCGTCGAGCCCTGGGAAGGGATCACCTGGGCGGTGCTGGACGTGGAACGCGTCCCCAAGCAGGGCTATTTCGCCCTGCAGCAGGCTTCCACCCCGGTCCTGGTCTCCATCGTCCCCTATGTGGAACGGGCAGGGGTGGGCCAGCCGCCCCTGCGGGAGGTCTGGGTGATCTCGGACCTGGACCGGCCGCTCTCCCTGCGGGTCTCCCTCCGCCTGGAGGGACCGGTGGCCTTCCCCCTGGGGGAGATGACCGTGACCCTGGCGCCCCACGAGGTCCGTCGGGTGTTCGAGGTGATGGAGCTTTTCGAAGCCCCGCTGGACCAGCGGGAGGCCCTGGATGCGGCGAGCGCCGTCTTCCGGCAGCTGCCGCCCGGACGCTATTCGGTCATCGCGGAGGCCTGGGAGGGGGAGCGCCTCTGGTCCCGTCACGTCGTCGAGATGGAATACCTGGAACCCATCGGGCCGCAGGAAGAAGGGTTCTGGTGA
- a CDS encoding DUF3105 domain-containing protein produces the protein MAKRRKGKKLIHRAPHRWLLGGLGIALLLLIASGLGWWFRSQSAAYAAFQAAVLRGQPALQRVESFPDEGRAHLGPGERATYRTDPPTSGPHSPESVPPGFYTIEQPPERLVHSLEHGLVVIYYEDPGPEALRTLQAWARMFNGPWDGIVVVPRPGLGRAVILTAWTRMLRLESFDPEAAAAFIDAFRGRGPERPVR, from the coding sequence GTGGCAAAGAGAAGGAAAGGGAAGAAGCTGATCCACCGCGCCCCTCATCGATGGCTGCTGGGAGGGCTGGGGATCGCCCTCCTGCTTCTCATCGCCAGCGGTCTGGGGTGGTGGTTCCGGTCCCAGAGCGCCGCGTATGCCGCCTTTCAAGCAGCCGTGCTACGAGGCCAGCCCGCGCTCCAGCGCGTGGAATCGTTCCCCGACGAAGGCCGGGCCCACCTGGGACCCGGGGAGCGCGCGACCTATCGAACGGATCCTCCGACTTCCGGCCCCCACAGCCCGGAATCGGTTCCCCCGGGTTTCTACACCATAGAACAGCCTCCCGAGCGCCTGGTCCACTCCCTGGAACACGGCCTCGTGGTGATCTACTATGAGGACCCAGGGCCGGAGGCGCTCCGGACGCTCCAGGCGTGGGCGCGCATGTTCAATGGCCCTTGGGATGGGATCGTGGTCGTCCCCCGGCCCGGGCTCGGGCGGGCGGTGATCCTGACCGCCTGGACCCGCATGCTACGCCTGGAGTCCTTCGACCCAGAGGCCGCGGCCGCCTTCATCGACGCCTTTCGCGGTCGCGGCCCGGAGCGCCCGGTGCGATAA